A stretch of the Porifericola rhodea genome encodes the following:
- the trpD gene encoding anthranilate phosphoribosyltransferase: protein MKDILNDLIEYKSLDKDTAQQILTKLAQGEYNQSQMAAFLTVFLMRSITVEELEGFRDAMLELCVPLHIDEYDAIDLCGTGGDGKDTFNISTTASFVVAGAGQAVAKHGNKGVSSVSGSSDLITHFGYEFTNEAEALKKSLDNANICFLHAPLFHPAMKNVGPVRRELGMKTFFNMLGPMVNPSFPKKQLVGVFSLELARLYAYLYQKTDKRFVILHSLDGYDEISLTGPFKMITNEQEQILRPEDLGFSTHKPEALHGGESVEDAARIFTSILEGKGTQAQNEAVLANAGVALYCGKPELSLKDSIEAARESLFSGHAMEAFQKLIAK from the coding sequence ATGAAAGATATACTCAACGATCTGATAGAATATAAATCTTTAGATAAAGACACTGCTCAACAAATCCTTACCAAGCTCGCGCAGGGAGAATACAACCAAAGCCAGATGGCTGCTTTTTTAACTGTTTTTCTGATGCGAAGCATTACCGTAGAAGAGTTGGAAGGATTCCGTGATGCTATGTTGGAGCTTTGTGTACCTCTCCATATTGATGAATATGATGCCATTGACCTATGTGGCACTGGCGGAGATGGTAAAGATACTTTCAATATCTCAACTACAGCTTCTTTTGTTGTAGCTGGCGCAGGACAGGCAGTAGCCAAACATGGTAATAAAGGAGTATCCTCAGTAAGTGGTTCTTCTGACCTTATCACGCACTTTGGCTATGAGTTTACTAATGAGGCAGAGGCACTCAAAAAAAGCCTAGATAATGCGAATATCTGTTTTCTGCATGCTCCCCTCTTCCACCCTGCCATGAAGAATGTAGGGCCCGTAAGGCGCGAACTGGGAATGAAAACTTTTTTTAATATGCTGGGCCCCATGGTTAACCCCTCATTTCCTAAAAAACAGTTGGTAGGTGTGTTTAGCCTGGAGCTAGCTCGCCTATATGCTTATTTGTATCAGAAAACTGATAAGCGTTTTGTAATCTTACATTCTCTGGACGGCTATGATGAAATATCGCTGACTGGTCCTTTTAAGATGATTACCAATGAACAGGAACAAATACTAAGACCGGAAGATCTTGGGTTTTCTACTCACAAACCCGAAGCACTACACGGAGGGGAATCAGTAGAAGATGCCGCTCGTATTTTTACCAGTATACTGGAAGGTAAAGGTACACAGGCCCAAAACGAAGCCGTACTTGCCAATGCCGGGGTAGCTCTGTACTGCGGTAAGCCGGAGCTTAGTCTAAAAGACAGCATTGAGGCCGCTCGTGAGTCTTTATTTTCTGGACATGCGATGGAAGCCTTTCAAAAGCTTATTGCAAAATAG
- a CDS encoding anthranilate synthase component II yields MKILVLDNYDSFTYNLVHILRELGYGEQMDVIRNDKISVEEVAKYDKILLSPGPGIPEEAGIMMDVIKTYAPTKSILGVCLGHQGIAEAFKAKLYNMPTVLHGYADKVMLEDKEEYLFEGLPQVFNVCRYHSWAVEAVSMANNPELIVTALDPHGEVMGLRHKQYDVHGVQFHPESILTEHGKQMLKNWLEH; encoded by the coding sequence ATGAAAATACTAGTTCTAGATAATTATGACTCATTCACCTATAACCTGGTGCACATCCTGAGGGAACTGGGTTATGGAGAGCAGATGGATGTGATCCGTAACGATAAGATTAGCGTGGAAGAAGTAGCCAAATATGATAAAATTCTGCTTTCTCCCGGCCCCGGTATTCCCGAAGAAGCAGGGATTATGATGGATGTAATTAAAACCTATGCGCCCACCAAAAGTATACTGGGTGTATGCCTGGGCCACCAGGGTATTGCCGAAGCCTTTAAGGCAAAGCTGTACAATATGCCTACCGTACTGCATGGTTATGCCGATAAAGTGATGCTGGAAGATAAAGAGGAATATCTTTTTGAAGGCTTACCACAGGTTTTTAATGTTTGCCGCTACCATAGCTGGGCAGTAGAAGCTGTATCTATGGCTAATAACCCGGAGCTAATCGTAACAGCACTGGACCCTCATGGAGAGGTAATGGGCTTACGCCATAAACAATATGATGTTCATGGTGTGCAGTTTCATCCGGAGTCTATTCTTACCGAACATGGAAAACAAATGCTAAAAAACTGGCTGGAACATTAG
- a CDS encoding anthranilate synthase component I family protein: MQTQQTKRLYQLVTEHKRMLSDTVTPVNIYLKIRDRFDNPILLESSDYHSSDNSFSFICCSPIATFSVKNGLVKQSFPDGTASETQTQQKQEVIEMLSQFAASFKSEDHDYKFSTNGMFGYMSYDAVQYYEDVDIQADTDKDYGIPEVHYSVYRYVIAIDHFRNELYAFHHELAGEEGKHDKLSDLISLVNNRNIPSYRFQREGEESSNYSDDEFLEIIRKGQEHCFRGDVFQIVLSRRFENRFKGDEFNVYRALRSINPSPYLFYFDYGNYKIFGSSPEAQIVIKDGEASIYPIAGTFKRTGNDAADAELAKKLIDDPKENSEHVMLVDLARNDLSRHGNEVTVETFKEVQYFSHVIHLVSKVTSKLSPETSPIQVVADTFPAGTLSGAPKHMAMQLISQYEKTKRGYYGGAIGFLGFGSDQKTAQFNHAIMIRSFISQNNSLYYQAGAGVVAKSVVESELQEVNNKLAALRRALEVAEDISN, from the coding sequence ATGCAAACACAACAAACTAAACGCCTTTACCAATTGGTGACTGAGCATAAGCGCATGCTCTCAGATACGGTTACCCCTGTTAACATTTACCTGAAAATACGGGACCGTTTTGATAATCCTATATTACTGGAAAGCTCAGACTACCATAGCAGTGACAATAGCTTCTCGTTTATATGCTGTAGCCCTATTGCTACTTTTTCTGTAAAAAATGGCCTGGTGAAGCAAAGTTTTCCTGATGGCACGGCTTCAGAAACCCAAACTCAGCAAAAGCAGGAAGTAATAGAGATGCTGAGCCAGTTTGCAGCCTCATTTAAGTCTGAAGACCATGATTATAAATTTAGCACTAATGGCATGTTTGGGTACATGTCTTATGATGCTGTACAGTATTATGAAGACGTGGATATACAGGCCGATACAGATAAGGATTATGGTATACCAGAAGTACACTATTCTGTATATCGGTATGTGATTGCCATTGACCATTTCCGCAATGAGTTGTATGCGTTTCATCATGAGCTGGCAGGTGAAGAGGGTAAGCACGACAAACTCTCAGACCTGATCTCTCTGGTTAATAACCGAAATATTCCGAGCTATCGTTTTCAGCGCGAAGGCGAAGAAAGCAGCAATTACTCCGATGATGAGTTTCTGGAAATTATTCGTAAAGGACAAGAGCACTGTTTTAGAGGAGATGTATTTCAGATTGTACTGTCTCGCCGTTTTGAAAACCGCTTTAAAGGTGACGAATTTAACGTTTACCGTGCCCTCCGCTCCATCAACCCTTCTCCATATCTCTTCTATTTTGACTATGGCAACTACAAAATATTTGGCTCTTCGCCAGAGGCGCAAATTGTTATTAAGGATGGAGAAGCCAGTATTTACCCTATCGCTGGTACTTTTAAGCGTACCGGAAATGATGCCGCCGATGCTGAACTAGCCAAAAAGCTGATAGACGACCCTAAAGAAAACTCAGAACATGTGATGCTGGTAGACCTGGCCCGTAATGACCTGAGCAGACACGGGAATGAAGTGACGGTAGAGACTTTTAAAGAGGTACAATATTTCTCCCATGTCATCCATCTGGTATCTAAAGTGACCAGCAAACTTTCTCCCGAAACCTCGCCCATACAGGTGGTGGCTGATACTTTTCCGGCAGGCACACTTTCTGGAGCTCCCAAACATATGGCTATGCAGCTGATCAGCCAGTACGAAAAGACCAAGCGTGGCTATTATGGTGGTGCTATAGGCTTTTTAGGGTTTGGTAGCGATCAAAAAACCGCGCAGTTTAATCATGCTATTATGATACGCTCCTTCATCAGCCAGAACAACTCATTGTATTATCAGGCAGGCGCCGGAGTGGTAGCCAAGTCTGTGGTAGAAAGCGAGTTACAGGAGGTAAATAACAAACTGGCTGCCCTCAGAAGAGCCCTGGAGGTAGCAGAGGATATATCAAACTAA
- a CDS encoding M12 family metallopeptidase → MAKQKKKTKAKEADTQEEKQMRYCSMPVVPVRTFDPDVDPMRAAAIIITDNKWVNGTVIHYYFFDQEEDGEYSFTPSGERVWRSWVGSKEQQDVVREAFKTWKDIGIGLEFEEVNNREDAEVRIGFMQGDGSWSYLGTYVLNIGAGQRTMNFGWDLTSSQGRDTALHEIGHTLGLPHEHQNPNAGIVWDEEAVYAALAKPPNNWSEEMTYHNIIRKLDPDTVQGSNWDPDSIMHYPFEPGLILEPEEYGTKGISPAPGLSERDIQWVRYFYPPLEEKTDELKPFRSKKLEIRAGDQVDHLIKPKTTRTYNIRTFGKSDTILVLFEEEDGEWKYRSADDDSGKEYNAHLRYRLIKGRRYMLRTRLYYQHLEGNFAVMMW, encoded by the coding sequence ATGGCTAAACAGAAGAAAAAGACCAAGGCAAAAGAGGCTGATACCCAGGAAGAAAAGCAGATGCGCTACTGCTCTATGCCAGTAGTACCGGTACGTACCTTTGACCCGGATGTTGACCCTATGAGAGCAGCTGCCATTATCATTACTGATAATAAGTGGGTAAACGGCACCGTCATTCATTACTACTTTTTTGATCAGGAAGAGGATGGCGAATACAGTTTTACACCTTCAGGAGAACGTGTATGGAGAAGCTGGGTAGGCAGTAAAGAACAGCAGGATGTAGTAAGAGAAGCATTTAAGACCTGGAAAGATATTGGCATAGGGCTGGAGTTTGAAGAGGTAAACAATCGTGAGGATGCCGAAGTAAGGATAGGGTTTATGCAGGGAGATGGCTCCTGGTCTTATCTGGGTACTTATGTGCTTAATATCGGGGCAGGGCAGCGTACCATGAATTTCGGCTGGGACCTCACCAGCAGCCAGGGAAGAGATACTGCACTGCACGAAATAGGGCATACGCTAGGGCTACCTCACGAGCATCAAAACCCTAATGCAGGTATCGTTTGGGACGAAGAAGCCGTTTACGCAGCCCTGGCAAAGCCACCCAATAACTGGTCGGAGGAGATGACCTATCATAATATTATCCGTAAGCTGGACCCGGACACTGTACAGGGTTCTAACTGGGACCCGGATTCTATTATGCACTATCCTTTTGAGCCTGGCCTTATTCTGGAACCAGAAGAGTATGGAACCAAAGGTATATCGCCGGCACCCGGCCTGTCGGAAAGAGATATACAGTGGGTGCGCTACTTTTATCCTCCACTGGAAGAGAAAACTGACGAGCTTAAGCCATTCCGTTCCAAAAAGCTAGAGATCAGAGCCGGAGATCAGGTAGACCACCTCATTAAACCTAAAACTACCCGCACGTACAATATCAGAACTTTTGGTAAGTCAGATACCATACTGGTGCTTTTTGAAGAGGAAGATGGCGAATGGAAATATCGTAGTGCTGATGATGATAGTGGTAAAGAATATAATGCGCACCTACGCTACCGCCTGATCAAAGGCAGGCGCTATATGCTCCGAACACGTCTTTATTATCAGCATCTGGAAGGTAATTTTGCGGTTATGATGTGGTAG
- the aat gene encoding leucyl/phenylalanyl-tRNA--protein transferase produces the protein MLYWLSNDLNFPPVEEAEEWGGIALGGDLSPDRLLLAYCSGIFPWYDEGQPIIWHAPDPRFVMFPERLKVSRSMRPIFNQKKFDITLDTDFRQVITACQQTRRRGQQGTWITDEMLEAYCYLHKLGYAHSVEVWQKGQLLGGLYGVSLGSIFFGESMFSKVSNASKAGFITLVWELQKRGFSLIDSQVHTPHLESMGAEEIPRSDYMELLNQALEAPSFQGSWSHWLDKK, from the coding sequence ATGCTGTATTGGCTTAGTAATGATTTGAATTTCCCTCCCGTTGAAGAAGCAGAAGAGTGGGGAGGAATCGCGCTGGGTGGTGACCTTTCTCCTGACCGTTTACTTCTGGCTTATTGTTCGGGCATTTTTCCCTGGTACGATGAGGGGCAGCCTATCATCTGGCACGCCCCTGACCCTCGTTTTGTAATGTTTCCTGAGCGGCTCAAAGTCTCCAGAAGCATGCGCCCTATCTTCAATCAGAAGAAATTTGATATTACGCTGGATACTGACTTTCGGCAGGTAATTACTGCCTGCCAGCAAACCCGCCGCAGGGGACAGCAGGGTACCTGGATTACCGACGAGATGCTGGAAGCCTACTGCTACCTACACAAATTGGGCTATGCTCATTCGGTAGAGGTATGGCAGAAGGGGCAACTGCTGGGAGGGCTGTACGGTGTGTCGCTAGGCAGTATTTTTTTTGGTGAGTCTATGTTCAGTAAGGTAAGTAATGCTTCTAAGGCAGGATTTATTACGCTGGTATGGGAGCTTCAGAAGAGAGGTTTCAGCCTGATAGACAGCCAGGTACATACGCCCCACCTGGAAAGTATGGGAGCAGAGGAGATACCTCGTTCAGACTATATGGAACTACTCAACCAGGCTTTGGAGGCCCCTAGCTTTCAGGGCAGTTGGTCTCATTGGCTAGACAAAAAATAA